The Megachile rotundata isolate GNS110a chromosome 6, iyMegRotu1, whole genome shotgun sequence nucleotide sequence TGCTTTAAGAAAATAGCATCGTAATTTACAAGTGACAAAATTTCGCGCAAGTTCCATACTTCTTTAAATGATccctttttaataaattgaaatttttagtttagATTATGTGACACTGAATCCAAAATACATATTGTTTTTTTGACATTTCGAAAGTTTTTTTTGCTACGTTATAACAACGATTATTCGTCCTGTTTTGATGAACAATTAAGATAAAGGCGCATTTTCATAACAAAACGACGTGCGCAGTAAAAACATTAGATTTATGTTCTATAAATGATCATAGTGATCAGATGGCAGGATTTCGTTCATTCTGCGCATGTTGACACTAATTAGTTTTATCGCAACTTGTAATTAAGCATGACAAATATGCGCATTTATGATGTTCTTGACATATAAGGAATATACTAAtaatctaaatttgcaaatgttcagattttaaaatcatcaaatttacaaatcctggtatttccatatttttaaattcctaatctacatctcaaatttcaaatggcAACCGAGGGGATCAGATTCCTACTATACGCAATAACATCTGCACAATAGTATGTATTATGGCTAATTTACAACAGACATTTTTAAAACtgataatacaatttttgaaagtATACGTTTACTTCTAAaagcaaattaatttattacgtaCATAAGTACCGCGAAGATATAATATCTAAAAacaacataaaaaataatagtttatcacaaagtaattaatttaaaaagctAAAAGCATGTTGGAAGTTTTATTCTTACATGTACTTTAAAGTTTACATTTTCGCGCGTGTTGTCTAAAAATAGCACAGTTAGCGCTATCTAACGATCAAAGTAGAACTATCGAAACAGAAAATTGAGTTTTTTCGCGAAATaaggtatttttataattagatgacgtttgaaaatttttctacAGGCTCAATTAAGTCAGAAAAATAACTTTATAACAGACTCAAAGcattatattcaaaaattcttttaattgcattttataGATCTCAAAACATTATACATTTCGCGGTAGAAGATGGATTCGAATACCCGCTAGTAATACTATTTTCTATAGATTTTTATAGCCTCATAGTATCGCTCTAGAAACTTTCTTCAGCATAGAGCTACATAGATTTCTTCTCTCGTAGATTAGGCTATACTCTGTTTTACTTTATAACAAGGTGAAAGTAacattgttttcaatttttcaaatatacatataaaatatagcaGTATATTAGTAATATAACAGTTTATGTCAAACAAATGCTTTCacttaaaattaacaattacgCTAGAGGTAGTCAAATTAAATTGTTGTTTACTGGGCATATACTTTTAGTGTATGGTTACAATACAAGAGCAAATGCGCATTATCATAGATTATGAAGTATTTAGAGCCGAACAGAGTTGACATGCGCAGAAGAGCTTAAACTCTCTCGTAGAATAAAGTATAGGGGGCAATTCGTTCTCTGATTGATTTATATACAGTACAATTCTTCATTGttcaaatttgttcaaattgGACTCTGGATACGATATCTGAAACTCTTTTAAATGAAGTAGCGTGTGATGTAAAtagaattatcactctcactcaatCTATCAAACGAGTGAAATATAGGCAATAAAAGTAGTATATTCCAGCGATTACTTTAAACTGCCATATTGTATGTACTTGATAGAAACTCTTGAATCTCTTACAGTTAAAGTAAAAAAAATCTACCCGTCACGATGGATGCTTGTGAgttgcatttttatttacagaCATATTTCCATTGACCATGTATCTCtctaatattacatttttacaatataaaaagctgaaaattaaatttgatgtaatggaaattaaattttactaaaCATTTCATTTAGCCACACccattgttattaattatttcactgTCAACACTGTTTTATTAAGATATTTATGTCTTAAAGAACTATTCAAGATGATTTCCTTAATTATTTAAggaaacaaataattatatgGCTATTCTGATCAGAAACAGATATGATTTCTTCAATGTGCTATAAAAAAGATGACCATATtgttattgaattaaattataaatgatttattattttattttagcagCAGGTGTTTTGTCACCAGAAATCTTAAATCAGTTCTACACAAAATTTTATGAAGACAATCGTAATACTCTGGCACAAAATGTATCTACAAGGACCAATCCTCATGAAGCTTGCATTTCAAGAAGAATTTTGCAAGAATCGCAACATGTTTTCACTCATAAGATTGCAACAGAAGTGAAACCTGTAACAAATCAAAAAAATTCAGGACGATGTTGGATATTTTCAGCTTTGAACATTATAAGAATTCCCTTTATGAAGCAATACAATTTAGATGAATTTGAATTTAGTCAAGCTTATTTATTCTTTTGGGATAaggttaatattacaaattcttaataatttgtGAAAAGTATACACGTTTCATTGTTATACTGTTTATGTTATAGCTTGAACGatgcaattattttttacataatatTGTAAAAACAGCTAAACAAAATGAGCCAGTGGATGGTCGTTTGGTTTCATTCTTGCTAAATGATCCTGTCACAGATGGTGGACAATGGGATATGATTGTCAATCTTATAAATAGACATGGTGTTATTCCGAAAGTTTGTTTCCCAGAATCATATAGTAGTGAATCTAGTTCACGTatgaatacaattttaaaaagtaaaCTGAGAGAGTATTCTAAAGTCTTAAGAGATTTAATATCTAGTGGTGCAACGAATGAGAAAATAGAAGCACAAATTTTGGAACAGATGACAGTGATTTATCGAATACTTGGTATATGTCTAGGAATACCATCAAAAACAATCACATGGGAATATTATGATAAGTCTAAAAATTACAATTGCATTGGGCCTATAACACCAATAGACTTTTATGAGAAATACGTGAAACCATACTATAATGTAGATGATAAAGTATGTCTAGTAACAGACCCAAGACCATCAAATCCATTTGGAAAACTTTATACAATAGATTGTTTAGGAAATGTTGTAGGTGGAAGACCTACATTGTATAACAATCAACCACCTGAATTACTAATGAAGTTGTGCGCAGAAAGTATAAAACAAAATGAACCTGTATGGTTTGGATGTGACGTGAACAAGAGGTTAATAACTAAACAGGGTATATTAGACATGAAATCTTATGACTTTGAACACATGTTTGGAACTGATATTCAAGTTAACCTTGCAAAAGCAGACCGATTACTTTATGGAGATTCTATGATGATGCATGCCATGGCACTCACAGCTGTTTCTATTGATgtaagttaaataatttatgttttattatataatgtaaATCATTGCAAAATCTTTTCCAGAATGAtggtaaaattaagaaattcagagTAGAAAATTCTTGGGGTGATGATCATGGACAAAAAGGATATTTGATACTAACAGCTGAATGGTTTTCTGAATTTGTTTTTGAAGCAGTTGTTGATAAAAAAATAGTACCAGCGGATGTTTTAAATGTATTCAAACAGGATCCTATTACCTTACCTGCATGGGATCCTATGGGTACTCTTGCTCACTAATAATGATAAAAGCTTAAGCATTTaaagataaaatttttagttaacAAAGGAGATCAAAATCGAAtagcaaataaaattttgaacataCTGTACACAAAGTGCAACAAACCAAAACTTCAACAATGTTTTTAACTGACTAACAACTATGAAATAATTCTAAgatcttaaatttgaaataacataCATTGCTGAAATTGGTAAAACATTAACAATGTACACCTAAGATAGTTCCTAAAATCTAAGATGATCCCTTGTATAATCTGTTTTGTAATTTATCTTTGCTTACCATTAATGAGGAGCTTGTTTTGTTTTTGCTTAcaataatttacttttaaaataaatttgatatcctttaaacattataaaaaactaaataataattaagatatgttattaaatattttttagaataagcatgaaattatgttaataattttaattaatatctaatattatttgtattaaaaattattatttaaaagtaatatttctatAACAAGATTAAAGAAACAACCAATGATTGtataaaaactaataaaaatgttcACAAATGTAATAGACTATAATTATTGcctttaatttattaatgaatgttataatttgttaataattacaaaaaatacatttttagaaacaatattttgtacattattatttatttccaaaCATGAGTATGAAATTCAATTAGCCTAATTCTAAACTATGATAAGAAATTGTTTCATAACTAATATCGAAGAACTTTATGTCGttctttcttaattttataacagTATTTAAGTTTAGCCCATATACCTTGACACATCTTTTGTAGCCGAATATCATTTTGACTAAGTGAAAATTGATAAACATTCTTTATTATGctttttggtaattttaatttaCCACGCTGAATTAAACTTAAGGCAGCATATAGTTTACAACGTGCAACCAAAAGAGGATCTTCAAGACGAAGTGCTAATTTGAACTGCTTCATAGAAATTTTTCCAGCCATTTCAGCCTGTATAAGAACATTATGTTTTTAAGCTATACTAAGTAAATAAAAtcgatttacaatttttcacagtgtcatgaaaaatttattaatgaacatTTCAATGATACTTACACAATATTGAAATTCTTCTCCTAAAGCAGAAAATGCTCCACCTAAAGTAGACAACCAAGACATAGCATGCTCTACTTCCCTTCTTTCCAATACCATTTGTATAATCCTATTATTCCTGAGAGTAAAAAGTTATTCGTTATAAGTTTAACCAGGATCATTAGTATGAATTATTAATCTTTAATTGTCATTTTACCAGTTATAATCTAAGAATTGTTTCTTTGGTGTAcgtagtttcattaaaatcaccACTGTGCTTGTTTTATCTTGTAATTGGTACATTAAATattctaacaattttttaagcGCAACTCTACGATATGTTTGTGATATCATTAATGTTACAACATACGCTGATGCAAAATAGGCATTATATCCCTTTTTGCTAAAGCAAATTTTATTGCTTTcgttatatttgtttatattaacatttgttTGATCAGTGCTATTATCATTTCTAACTTTCTGTTCATATTTAATCACAGAATAAGGTGTAATAATAATGCTATCAAAAATCGAATTGCCCCTATGTACAACTAACTTTATTGAATTAtccattttttgttaaatttgaaaattcaatgcATCTGTTAATATGTGTAAATATTGCTTCATTACATGTAAAAACGTTACATGACAATACGAATAAGacatattataaacatttattgGAGACGTTGATCTCAAGCATGTATGTATTAAATAtcagttacaaaatttacatcAGTCAGATCAACCACAAGATGTATTTCGTAAGAAAAGGATACCGATATCTACTTTTAAATAAGAAACACAATTTTTAGGATTTCGAATACATTTCTGAATGTCTTGTTTGCTACACAAACTACTTAGTTGACAATCTgaggttagaaatttaattaactataTAGGGTGTACCCTTATTGATGGTACATAAACAGGAAAGAAGTGATTTTACgtaaaaaatgaagtatataGAAAATATGTCGTATTTTCATATGTAACTTCATTTTCGAGAATACTGAATACTGATCAGATGTatctagaaatttctaaatttccaaaagtaaaaacttataaatttctaatcgttgaaattgttaaacttctaaatactcaaattaaaaaatttctgaattcccacatattaaaagttttcaaattatcaaatctctagatttatatattttgatatttttaaatctctaaatgttGGATCTGTTGAATATCGAGTACCCGTTCATTTTTCGCGCTTCTGAGTATAGTAGCTTTGATTGGTTACACATGCGCTCTTCTGATATTCGTGACATCATGCGTGTATACCCAGTGCTCTTTTATTCAGTATGCGTATTTTATTAGAGCTATTAATTTCTTTCGCATCAtcgtttctttctttcattTACATATGAAAATTGCATGCTTTAAAAACAATGTGAGAATGTAAAATAATACAGTTACAGTTCCAATAACGAAAGGTTCACTTAGTAAATCGTAACATTCAACAATTTCAGCAATCATTAAAAAATTGCCAACATATATATAGTTGCGGAGtttattaagaatatttcaaTTCGATAAAAATCGAAATCGTATTCAAAAACATTTCGTATGTactattttcattttgaatgaagcgtttttatttgttattgacGGTCgtatttcaataattcaagaATTATGAAATTCAAATCTGTGTCAAGCGGAATTTTCGTAGAAATACGTAGAATCGAAGATATTGCACTTCGATTATCGATTGCATACATATACGATATATCGAACCgcgtaaatttaataaatcatttgTAGATAAATTTATATTGCAACAAAACGTAGATATTCCTTTCATTTTTCGtgtcaaatatatttttcatttttatttatgcaaggaatatatatatttgcatTTGTATCGTTCAAATTGTAACCTCGATATATTACGACTATACAAAATCGTAATAATCGATTAGAAACTTTCGATTGAAAAGGTCAAATCGATtggaataatacaaatattattcgaattatatactttaaacataatattatcaattgcatataaaatatgtatatagcataaataattcatgttttaattattatatatgaaatgtaataataaataaatttcaaagtatatacatatatattttcttataaatatcaTTCATAGTTTGTCCCTTTGTTACATAATTCTTGCAGTCTTGAAAACCATTACATTATTGAAATTTCAcaagcaataataataataagaaaataacaataaacagttacctttatttaaaatatgtatatatcttGAAAATATGTATCACGTTAAGAAcacaaaacaaaaaattataattataaaatataaaaagcgtattcgataatttcaatacttatgaaatttacaattcaattatatctaataaaatgcaaaaattttacgatatattattttatctaatttatttacaaggaagttttaaaattagattagtgaataaattaaataaaagtatgtTGTACAGTTCAGGGCAATGCAAGACATGTTTTGCGCCACTGTGCGCGCCATGCAACTGCGCAGTTATTGgcatttcccaaaattcaactGACCAATCCTGTTCCCCAATGCGAACACACCTCCAGCGATCGGCCAATCCAAAGCCCGGTAACTATCGTTACAATGTGATAATTGGGGCAACATACAACGATTGAAATTCACTTTGCCgcgttatatttataacaaaataaaacagAAAGTTTTTCGAAAAATTGCTAAACATTTTAAAGTAGCATTCCAACGAATCTTTTAAATAAATCTCGTATTATTACAGCGTATTGTCGCAAGGTAAGCGGTTGCCTTGTACGTCGCTGAACGTCTGCGAGTACCCCACCTTGTGATTCGGCTTAAGCTTTGACGAGATACCTCTATTGGTATTGGGGTCTCCGACTCGATCGTGGCAGGTTGGATTTACCCCGTTTTGTCACCGAGAAAATCGCCTTGCTTAATATTCGTTTAATCGCGGAACGGTCGACCCGTATATATTCGCCCGTTCGTTTTATTTCTAGTGAAACTTCGAAAAGAATCGTCTCGGTGCTAGGTGGTCTGAGCTTTTAACCAGTAGCGTCCCATTGCTGACATTTCTCACATTAGACACGCGACACCAAGGTATGGCGTTTTTGAGATCGGTGCCGCGTTGCAGTGCCGGTAAAAAGCTAAGGAAGTGTGTGCCACTTCCTGTCGGGTTTCTAGAGAACGTAACGAAGCCATCGGTGCAGTTGGTGCAGGTGCACGAACGCGAATACACCGGCGCCACCGCTAACGTGAAGCCGGTCACTCGTCAGATTGATCCATTGGATTTGAAGTTTAACGATCCGATAGCTGCTTTTAAAAGCAAAACCACCAAAGAACTAATACGTGCTTATATCGTTTATCAACTATGTTCGATCGAGTATCTCGTCGAGAACAATATGAAGGTAAGTTTCGCATGACTCGCGATACTCGTGACTTTAACCGTTTATAGTTCCTAGTTACGTTAACCGATTTCAATGGAATTTACTTAAATTTGCATAAGATACCTTTTAACTTTTCATTACAGGCTCAGATAAAACGATCTTCACTCTTTTTGCCGCTGTTTCGATCAATTGCAGATTTTTCGAAATGGTGAAAATACGTCATTTAAATGGTACACTGTTTGGCAGTATTCGAAAAATCTTAATATTGATTTTcgaataatattggtaattttttaataaaaatttcgaataaaataatgttattcCAGAAAAAACCAATAATGTTTAATTCGAATTTTTCGTTCGAACTAAACATTGTTCGTTTGTTTTATTCGAAAGTCTTCGAATAAAAAGACATTTGTTACTCTCGAATATCTGTCTTTTATTCGAaattgtaatttgagaattatttaAACGATGTATAACTCTAGTATGAGTATAGTTTTAATTaactatatacatatttacatacatatttatatctTCATATGACGTACAATGAAGATGGAGGAAATTGACATGTGCTTTTTGTGTTACGCTCTTCGAGTATTTCGCGGCTATGTTGGAAggttatttttatcattttattctgTCTTATAAACTGTAAGATTtttcattctcaaatctcctatTCATTTTAAACAGTGGTACATTTTACATCTTAATCGtttagtattaattttttattatacaattttcaccAAAGTTGtcatatatgtaaaaattatatttatcgtTTCTGACtgtaaaaaatgtatttgtcgatatatatatatatcttccTTAATATATTCGACATAACTTATATAAATTGAATTGGAGGTAAAACGCTGAAAAGAATATATTGTGTAATTAAACGTAACGTATCTATCGTAAAAATTACATTCGTAATAAATTCAACTCGTTTGTTGCACAGTATATGGTAGATGTAGAAGGATATGCATTTGTAACGCAGCATAGAGGTTGaggatgacataaaagtgtcggTTGAGTTTTCACGAAAATAACGTTAATGAAGTCGGCTCATTGAGGTATATTTTCGAGACTTCATTAATTAGTCGACAGGATCGTGACATCTTTTATTGATAGCGTCAGGATTCGTACGCGATTTGTACGACGTGGCATGGCGCGTTATTGATTTTAGTAAATGCTTAATACATTGAATCGACCTAGCAATTTTGTCGCAAACCGGCAACCAATTACGTAACACTTCAAGAATGATCGTTCAAAGGATCATTTAAATTGATCTTAAGATCGTCCTTTGTTACTTTTGCATTCCAAATTTGAATCATCGTACTTTGTTATCGAAAATATTCGACAAATCTTATCTtagtatcaaaattaattttggtacAAAATACAAACTGATCCCTGTGCTTTCCAGTTTTATTCTTTTTTGATTGTATAGTAAATATTTATAGTACATTTAATCAAATTAACGAGAATTTTATCGCGAATTCACGACGCATTAAATCTTTCTTTCTCGTGTATTAGATCGATTGTAATATATGGCTGATATGTTTTCTGCTCGAGTACAGGATTACATTTAAGTACTgctctaaatatttttatccgtcacgatagaaatattttcaacgtGCACGAGTCTGCCATTAACACTATTGTTCTAACCCATCACTGTcactataaataatatttaatctaGTCTATTAATAATTTGTGAAACTGTTGAATATGCCATGTTATATATACTAAAAAGTATATATAActgaattatttatgtataaagaTCACAATGCAAAGGATGCCGTTGTTAAAAGTGGATTCGTCTTCACTCTTGTGATCGTCAAAAGATATGATTGTTACGTATCATAATGAAAATTGACTTCGTATCTAATTATAGGACGGTTCTTGTCGGCTACACATAAATAGATATGCTCGTACTTGGTGATTCATTTCCTATCCCGAATGCATGATACCACCGTGACACCCGTGTATTgattattattgatttttcaAGTGCTACATGACTTGTAACGTTTCTCCTTCAGCTGCTTTATAACACTTCTACTTCGCTATAAAATATTGTGCCACCTTAATCTTTTGTAGTCCCTTGTTCACTCAGCAGCTTCAAatcatgaaaattgaaaattttgtctataaaataattattgctatTACATCATTCAGGAAATCGTTTCAACGAATTATCTGATAACAGATTTCCGAAACTTAATGAAACGTAAAATGATATCTGCGATTAGCTTTTTATCAGTCCGTGTGAAGCCTATGTTATACTCATTGAAGATTTATCAGTCTATCattttttacgaaattttttaCGATATCTGTAGTACTAATTTACGATATTTGTAGTTTTTGTTACTGAAGAATGTAAAAAAAGTTAAATCTTTTTgctttttctaaaaatatagaattgcACGTGTTTGCTGCAGAGAATAGGAGGTGGATCAATCGTTGTGTGCTGCAACGTACATATGTCAGCAACCACTCCCGCGGTATCGCGTGATCGGACATTTTGCGGCGCCCATTGCCGACGCGATATTACGTGATTGAAGTTTTACTATTGGATCAAATTCTATAACAGTCTTTGAGTTATAAGTACTTTCCGTAAAATCAgattaaaaagataaaaattccCTGTGGAATTTAAATTCAGATAATTGTGATAAAGGTAATCTGTAAACACAGCTGCAAACACATTAACGAAAAGAAGcttaaatattaagaaaaatagaatttaaatttaactcgAACAATTGTACAAGCTTgtttaattatgaaaatgtaTGCAAAGTCCTGTAACAATCGTTTATCAtgcaaaacaaaattaaaatcatcTTATAAAGTTATCTTATTGTCATGGTAATCATCTTAAGATAATACTGATTGTTTTAAATAGATAATTAAACAGACTGTTGTAACAAATCTCATATCTTAAAAACAGATTTACATCTGTTCATTATTCTGAATTTTCcatgattaaaaatttaatatgatacaGTTGGAACATGATTAGGAAGCTTCTCTGATTTCTATCTAATCAATATGCACAGTATCAAATGATAATTTCAAGTGTTCAGGTAATTACCTTTTCAGTACTGATAATCGGTGActtctttttttcaatttattatttgttgaaCAGCTTCAAAAGTTGTTTTGTTCCTTTTGAagtgaaacatttttaattattataatatattaaaaaatcattaaaattggcatatcatttatataacatttattgtaatttgtttAAGGAGAACTGCGTTGAATGCATGATGAAAGAGAAGATGAAAGTGTGTGATTGGAAGCTGCTGAGACCAAACctagtaattttaaaaaatgaaattgttaatattagAGAGCACGATTTTATATAAGAAAGAGCATCACATATGTCTTTAATAACATGGAAAGTTAAaggtactataattactatttttttttctggAAGTAAAGTATCATATtagttgaaaaatgtaaaatggcAGTGTgatataaaatagaattttaaatttatgtacattAATTTTAGCCTTTGAGAAATCAAGTGAATGTTTTAAAGATGATGTTGATTaatattcatgaaatatttgggattttaattcaaattttgtgtgcaatattattcatatattcaaTTTACATGATCCCTAATTCAAATACTGTACAGTAGATTAGAAAATACACATAATGCTTCTTTGTTtagaaacaattaaaattagaaaaattatctGCGTACTTCAGTTAATGCAATAGTCTGTTTgattacttttaaaataaagtagTGAATTTTTATCCTTCATCTTACATAACACAAAAATGTTACATGCATACAAGTTCAAGCGTTATTGCTATGATGTTTCTGGAgattaatttacataaatatacagATATTACATAATCTTGCACTTTGCGTTACCataatttgattaaatataaGAAGTAACATAAAATGTTACTTTAAAATACATAGAAATTATTGTTATGTTAATTGAAACAGTATTACGAAGGAAACAAAATACTgttattttaatgttaaaatagTATAAGGTATTAATTACTTCATTAATAGAAGGcactaattattttatttaatactttttcCGATATTTCGTCGGACTTTATTAACGACATGAATTGGTTAATTTTCAGGTATTGCAACCTTATATTAAaacaccttttcttcttttaGTAATTACTTGATTACGTTGCGCTTGAGACGCCAGATACTGACGACCCCCACGGTAGTCAATGCTATTGATATCTACCCCCGTGACAAGAATTAATAACACCACTCGACTGGTGATTACAATCATTACGATTTCTATCGAATTCGTGATACTTTGTATCACAACACGCGTTTGTTATTCTGCGTGACCTGTTCGTTCGTTGATAATGTCGTGCGTAACGAGCATTGAAAAGGTGTGCAATTCtaataacttaatataaatgaCATCGACAAAACAACCTGGAATGGAGATAAATACATCTGTAAGCATGATAATTGGTGCATCACAAGTGTCGCATTCATTTTGCCGCTTTCAGACGCCTGTCTGCAATCATATACTGATTCAAAGTATTACGTACCCGCGTTCATTAGtgactattttatttaattaagtaTTGAAGATATAGTATAGTCTTTTCATACGGTTTCTTTTCGTACGGCCCGTGATACGATTtttctctcaaatttttaaagttggaatttctcaaatttaagaatttagaagtttcaaattttctctaaatattaaagttttaaaGACTCAAAATCTCAAGGCTTTATGATTGCAGAGTCTCAGGATTCAGAGTCAAGTTTCCAAAGtctgaaagtttcaaatttatcaagTCTTACAGTACATAATTAAAGCCTCAGGAATTCCAAAGTTTCTGCAGCTTAGAGTTACAGATCTTCAACTTCAGAGtcccaaaggcccaaaattgtaaagtattcaagtttcaaaattttgtaaacaaaAGTCTACAgcatcaaagtcccaaaatccaaagtatttattaatttagtgtGTA carries:
- the LOC100883312 gene encoding bleomycin hydrolase isoform X2, giving the protein MDASGVLSPEILNQFYTKFYEDNRNTLAQNVSTRTNPHEACISRRILQESQHVFTHKIATEVKPVTNQKNSGRCWIFSALNIIRIPFMKQYNLDEFEFSQAYLFFWDKLERCNYFLHNIVKTAKQNEPVDGRLVSFLLNDPVTDGGQWDMIVNLINRHGVIPKVCFPESYSSESSSRMNTILKSKLREYSKVLRDLISSGATNEKIEAQILEQMTVIYRILGICLGIPSKTITWEYYDKSKNYNCIGPITPIDFYEKYVKPYYNVDDKVCLVTDPRPSNPFGKLYTIDCLGNVVGGRPTLYNNQPPELLMKLCAESIKQNEPVWFGCDVNKRLITKQGILDMKSYDFEHMFGTDIQVNLAKADRLLYGDSMMMHAMALTAVSIDNDGKIKKFRVENSWGDDHGQKGYLILTAEWFSEFVFEAVVDKKIVPADVLNVFKQDPITLPAWDPMGTLAH
- the LOC100883312 gene encoding bleomycin hydrolase isoform X1, with amino-acid sequence MDASAGVLSPEILNQFYTKFYEDNRNTLAQNVSTRTNPHEACISRRILQESQHVFTHKIATEVKPVTNQKNSGRCWIFSALNIIRIPFMKQYNLDEFEFSQAYLFFWDKLERCNYFLHNIVKTAKQNEPVDGRLVSFLLNDPVTDGGQWDMIVNLINRHGVIPKVCFPESYSSESSSRMNTILKSKLREYSKVLRDLISSGATNEKIEAQILEQMTVIYRILGICLGIPSKTITWEYYDKSKNYNCIGPITPIDFYEKYVKPYYNVDDKVCLVTDPRPSNPFGKLYTIDCLGNVVGGRPTLYNNQPPELLMKLCAESIKQNEPVWFGCDVNKRLITKQGILDMKSYDFEHMFGTDIQVNLAKADRLLYGDSMMMHAMALTAVSIDNDGKIKKFRVENSWGDDHGQKGYLILTAEWFSEFVFEAVVDKKIVPADVLNVFKQDPITLPAWDPMGTLAH
- the LOC100883423 gene encoding uncharacterized protein LOC100883423, which encodes MDNSIKLVVHRGNSIFDSIIITPYSVIKYEQKVRNDNSTDQTNVNINKYNESNKICFSKKGYNAYFASAYVVTLMISQTYRRVALKKLLEYLMYQLQDKTSTVVILMKLRTPKKQFLDYNWNNRIIQMVLERREVEHAMSWLSTLGGAFSALGEEFQYCAEMAGKISMKQFKLALRLEDPLLVARCKLYAALSLIQRGKLKLPKSIIKNVYQFSLSQNDIRLQKMCQGIWAKLKYCYKIKKERHKVLRY